GTCGCGAGGCTGTGGACCAGCTTGCTGTCTTTGTCCACCCCGATGTGGACCTTCATGCCGAAGTAGTACTGGTTCCCTTTCTTTACCTGATGCATGTCGGGGTCTCGCTTCTTCTCCTTGTTCTTCGTCGACGAGGGCGCGGCGATGATGGTGGCGTCCATGATGGTTCCCTCGGCAAGACGCAGTCCTTTCGATTGCAGGTGAGCATCGACCTCACGGAAGATCCGTTTCCCCAGGTCGTGCGCTTCGAGAAGGTGGCGAAACTTGCAGATGGTCGTCTCGTCGGGGACAGGCTCGTTCCCGAGGTCGATGCCGACGAAGCGCCTCATCGATTCCATGTCGTAGAGGGCTTCTTCCGCTGCCGGGTCGCTGAGGTTGAACCAGCACTGGAGAAAGTGGATTCGGAGCATCCGCTCCAATCCAACCGGTGGACGACCTCGTTCGGCCTTGGGATAGAAGGGAGCGATGAGCGCGCAGAGATCCTTCCAGGGGACCACAGCCTCCATTTCGGAGAGGAACTTCTCCCGCCGGGTAGGCTTCCTGTATCTCTCGAAGGTCTGGGCGTCGGCAAGGGTTTTCTGTCGCTCCATTTCGTCTCGCACTCCTTGAAAAGGGGATGAGGACATCGGCGCTACAGCTCTATTCTACCAATTACATCATCGCTGATGCGACTTCATGAAAGGCGCTTTTTTCAGAGGTTCCTTAACATCCCTGTGACGGGAGCCACAGGACGAGCTCTCCGCGGTCAAAGCCGCGATCGGCCAGGTGAAGAATCCCTCTACCGAATGCGCGAAAGATCGTGCATGTCCTCTACCTCAGCCCTTACTTGCCCGTGAGTCTGGCGAGTTCGGCCGGATAGCGGTCTCCGGAAATCCCGATCTTGGCGAGGGCATCATTCAGGTCCCGCAACTCCCCGGCGGTCAGATCGATGTCGACCGCGCCCAGATTCTCCTCCAGGCGATGCCTTTGGGTGGTTCCGGGAATGGGAACGATCCACGGTT
The DNA window shown above is from Aminithiophilus ramosus and carries:
- a CDS encoding IS5 family transposase — protein: MERQKTLADAQTFERYRKPTRREKFLSEMEAVVPWKDLCALIAPFYPKAERGRPPVGLERMLRIHFLQCWFNLSDPAAEEALYDMESMRRFVGIDLGNEPVPDETTICKFRHLLEAHDLGKRIFREVDAHLQSKGLRLAEGTIMDATIIAAPSSTKNKEKKRDPDMHQVKKGNQYYFGMKVHIGVDKDSKLVHSLATTAANVHDSRMVGDLLHGAEKGVWGDSAYIGKTETIREKAPDAVDNTNKRGSRNRKLTDEEQSHNRMLSKTRAKVEHVFLIAKRVFGFTKVRYKGLKKNTSHVHVIFALSNLYMVRRLLLEMDRA